From Cellulosimicrobium sp. ES-005, one genomic window encodes:
- a CDS encoding heavy metal translocating P-type ATPase, with product MTAQPTPTPTTATPPGDAVDGRPFAEVDLAIGGMTCASCVARVEKRLNRVDGVTATVNLPLESAHVVLAADVTDADLVAAVEKAGYTARVTTRRDLTPVDEGSASRHHGSPPAHQGSPSAGHGSPSAGQGSTSADRGESAVGATERRDDANGEAGPTERLSGASVRTQADRDREPGGTRGTRAPDRGPSTSGRAAAGPDRGAVLLQRLRVATVLTVPVVAVSMIPALQFTGWQWVVAALALPVVTWGAWPFHTAAFRAARHGASTMDTLVSLGVVAATLWSLWALLLSGAGEPGMRMQPTLIPSRDMTGAPELYFEVAAVVTTFLLAGRYAEHRSKRRAGDALRSLLELGAKDAERVVLGPDGSPRTGADGARVTERVPVADLAAGDVFVVRPGEKVATDGVVLEGSSAVDTSLLTGEPVPVDVGPGDDVTGATVNAAGALLVRATRVGEETTLAQIGRLVTQAQTGKAPVQRLADRISAVFVPVVLVLAVATLAGWLLAGAGTQFAFTAAVAVLIIACPCALGLATPTALLVGTGRGAQLGVLIKGPEILESTRRVDTVVLDKTGTVTQGAMALEAVVTPSGRVPLDVLPAEGRAPARGDADRSRQAVDDARDALRHAGAVEALSEHPIARAVADAARRTAASSSTGGDVPVGVDGVVIGSLQAFDFRSAPGGGVEAVVRTAHSGLSLGDGGGLAARRVLVGQPSWLARAGVSPDPALDDAFAAAEASGASAVVVAWDGRARAVLVLRDPVKPTSAEAVRELRDLGLRPYLLTGDGEGAAREAARAVGIAESDVVARVLPDQKVDVVARLRREGRVVAMVGDGVNDAAALATADLGLAMGTGTDVAIEASDLTLVRGDLRSAATAIRLSRRTLRVIQQNLFWAFAYNVAAIPLAAAGLLNPMIAGAAMAASSVLVVGNSLRLRRAA from the coding sequence ATGACCGCCCAGCCCACGCCCACCCCGACGACCGCCACCCCGCCGGGCGACGCCGTCGACGGTCGGCCCTTCGCCGAGGTCGACCTGGCGATCGGGGGCATGACGTGCGCGTCGTGCGTCGCGCGCGTCGAGAAGCGGCTCAACCGCGTCGACGGCGTCACCGCCACCGTCAACCTCCCGCTCGAGAGCGCGCACGTCGTCCTCGCCGCCGACGTCACGGACGCCGACCTCGTCGCCGCCGTCGAGAAGGCCGGTTACACCGCCCGCGTCACCACCCGTCGTGATCTCACCCCCGTGGACGAGGGTTCCGCCTCGCGGCACCACGGTTCTCCTCCGGCACACCAGGGCTCTCCCTCGGCGGGCCACGGCTCTCCGTCGGCGGGCCAGGGCTCGACCTCGGCCGACCGCGGAGAGTCCGCCGTGGGGGCGACCGAGCGGCGGGACGATGCCAACGGCGAGGCGGGTCCGACCGAGCGACTCTCCGGAGCGAGCGTGCGAACGCAGGCGGATCGCGACCGAGAGCCGGGAGGCACCCGAGGAACGAGGGCTCCGGACCGTGGCCCGAGCACCTCCGGCCGCGCCGCCGCCGGACCCGACCGGGGCGCCGTGCTGCTGCAGCGTCTGCGCGTCGCGACGGTGCTGACGGTCCCGGTGGTCGCGGTCTCGATGATCCCGGCGCTGCAGTTCACGGGGTGGCAGTGGGTCGTCGCGGCGCTCGCGCTGCCGGTCGTCACGTGGGGCGCGTGGCCGTTCCACACGGCGGCGTTCCGCGCGGCGCGGCACGGCGCGTCGACGATGGACACGCTCGTGTCGCTCGGGGTGGTCGCGGCGACGCTGTGGTCGCTGTGGGCGCTGCTGCTGAGCGGCGCGGGCGAGCCGGGGATGCGGATGCAGCCGACGCTGATCCCGTCCCGCGACATGACGGGCGCGCCGGAGCTGTACTTCGAGGTCGCGGCGGTCGTCACGACGTTCCTGCTGGCCGGCCGGTACGCCGAGCACCGCTCGAAGCGCCGTGCGGGGGACGCGCTGCGGTCGCTGCTGGAGCTGGGCGCGAAGGACGCCGAGCGGGTGGTCCTCGGGCCGGACGGTTCCCCGCGCACGGGTGCCGACGGCGCACGGGTCACCGAGCGCGTCCCGGTCGCGGACCTCGCGGCGGGTGACGTGTTCGTCGTGCGGCCCGGCGAGAAGGTCGCGACCGACGGCGTGGTGCTGGAGGGGTCGAGCGCGGTCGACACGTCGCTGCTCACGGGCGAGCCGGTGCCGGTGGACGTCGGCCCGGGCGACGACGTGACGGGCGCGACGGTCAACGCGGCGGGTGCGCTGCTGGTCCGGGCGACGCGCGTGGGCGAGGAGACGACGCTCGCCCAGATCGGACGGCTCGTCACGCAGGCCCAGACGGGCAAGGCGCCGGTGCAGCGGCTCGCCGACCGCATCTCCGCGGTGTTCGTGCCGGTCGTGCTCGTGCTCGCCGTGGCGACGCTCGCCGGCTGGCTGCTCGCCGGGGCCGGGACGCAGTTCGCGTTCACGGCCGCCGTCGCGGTGCTCATCATCGCGTGCCCGTGCGCGCTGGGCCTGGCGACGCCGACGGCCCTGCTCGTCGGCACCGGCCGGGGCGCGCAGCTCGGCGTGCTCATCAAGGGGCCGGAGATCCTCGAGTCGACGCGGCGCGTGGACACCGTCGTGCTCGACAAGACGGGGACCGTCACCCAGGGCGCGATGGCGCTGGAGGCGGTCGTGACGCCGTCGGGCCGCGTGCCGCTCGACGTCCTGCCCGCGGAGGGCCGCGCTCCGGCGCGAGGCGACGCCGACCGGTCGCGCCAGGCCGTCGACGACGCGCGCGACGCCCTGCGGCACGCGGGCGCGGTCGAGGCCCTGAGCGAGCACCCGATCGCCCGGGCGGTCGCCGACGCCGCGCGCCGGACGGCCGCGTCGTCCTCGACCGGCGGGGACGTCCCGGTGGGGGTCGACGGCGTCGTGATCGGCTCGTTGCAGGCGTTCGACTTCCGGAGCGCCCCGGGCGGCGGGGTCGAGGCCGTCGTCCGCACCGCGCACTCCGGGCTCTCCCTGGGCGACGGCGGCGGGCTCGCCGCGCGGCGCGTGCTCGTCGGGCAGCCGTCGTGGCTCGCGCGCGCGGGCGTGTCGCCCGACCCGGCGCTCGACGACGCGTTCGCGGCCGCCGAGGCGTCGGGGGCGAGCGCCGTCGTCGTCGCGTGGGACGGCCGGGCGCGCGCGGTGCTCGTGCTGCGCGACCCCGTGAAGCCGACGTCGGCCGAGGCGGTGCGCGAGCTGCGCGACCTCGGCCTGCGGCCCTACCTGCTGACGGGCGACGGCGAGGGCGCGGCCCGCGAGGCGGCGCGTGCCGTCGGGATCGCGGAGTCGGACGTCGTCGCGCGCGTGCTCCCCGACCAGAAGGTCGACGTCGTCGCGCGGCTCCGGCGCGAGGGGCGCGTCGTCGCGATGGTCGGGGACGGCGTGAACGACGCCGCCGCGCTCGCGACGGCGGACCTCGGGCTCGCGATGGGGACCGGCACGGACGTCGCGATCGAGGCGAGCGACCTCACGCTGGTGCGCGGCGACCTGCGCAGCGCCGCGACGGCGATCCGGCTCTCGCGCCGGACGCTGCGCGTGATCCAGCAGAACCTGTTCTGGGCGTTCGCCTACAACGTGGCGGCGATCCCGCTCGCGGCGGCGGGCCTGCTCAACCCGATGATCGCGGGCGCGGCGATGGCCGCGAGCTCGGTGCTCGTCGTCGGCAACTCGCTCCGCCTGCGCCGCGCCGCCTGA
- a CDS encoding heavy-metal-associated domain-containing protein, with translation MSTVTTLGVTGMTCGNCVAHVTKDLEAVAGVENVSVELRVGGASEVTVFSDDPLDEAALREAVDEAGYEVASLEVQEDALSAQYAEQAAEKQEAHACACGCGTVPSTSADAAAPVTKTYDLQVPPRA, from the coding sequence ATGAGCACCGTCACCACCCTGGGCGTCACCGGCATGACCTGCGGCAACTGCGTCGCGCACGTCACCAAGGACCTCGAGGCCGTCGCCGGCGTCGAGAACGTGAGCGTCGAGCTGCGCGTCGGCGGCGCGTCCGAGGTCACGGTCTTCTCCGACGACCCGCTCGACGAGGCAGCGCTCCGCGAGGCCGTGGACGAGGCGGGCTACGAGGTCGCCTCGCTCGAGGTGCAGGAGGACGCGCTGTCCGCCCAGTACGCCGAGCAGGCGGCGGAGAAGCAGGAGGCGCACGCGTGCGCGTGCGGCTGCGGCACCGTCCCGAGCACGTCCGCGGACGCCGCAGCCCCGGTGACCAAGACCTACGACCTCCAGGTCCCGCCCCGCGCCTGA
- a CDS encoding metal-sensitive transcriptional regulator → MTDTTEAPAVEHEHAAHTGPHGYASDKEAYLKRMRRIEGQVRGIARMIDEDVYCIDILTQVSAVTKALQAVSIGLVEDHLGHCVVDAARQSEQEGAAKVKEAADAIARLVRS, encoded by the coding sequence ATGACCGACACCACCGAGGCCCCCGCCGTCGAGCACGAGCACGCGGCCCACACCGGTCCGCACGGCTACGCGTCCGACAAGGAGGCGTACCTCAAGCGCATGCGCCGCATCGAGGGCCAGGTGCGCGGCATCGCGCGCATGATCGACGAGGACGTCTACTGCATCGACATCCTCACGCAGGTCTCCGCCGTCACGAAGGCGCTGCAGGCCGTGAGCATCGGCCTCGTCGAGGACCACCTCGGCCACTGCGTCGTCGACGCGGCCCGCCAGTCCGAGCAGGAGGGCGCGGCCAAGGTCAAGGAGGCCGCCGACGCCATCGCCCGCCTCGTCCGCAGCTGA
- a CDS encoding DUF2330 domain-containing protein → MGRGAGAGRAARAVSIALALAGASVVAAPPASACACGGLVDGPAYDTSVSQETAVLQWDGTTETMLLELDTLSNAPEVGLLLPTPAPAEVALADPQVFRELDDLTQPRAVVSDYRWWPELGFGAAGADGAGAPAGVAVLDEVRLGPLDVTTLAATDPGALGSWLTERGFQLPESIQTALTPYVSEGWSFVAARLAPEEAAAFDGTLQPLRVTFPSASLVYPMRMSVVADDTQSTRTYVLADHRVDRTDATAVAHEPTLRFAGRVDPASVGSDELAALLAAGGFVTSHEQVFDDPGAEIVSDFTFEPAAADVAYATTYAVVADKRIGPFFAGPVLAFSAVLALAALVVWSGRRRRAPAPVLAPRPARA, encoded by the coding sequence ATGGGCAGGGGAGCAGGAGCAGGACGGGCGGCCCGCGCGGTGTCGATCGCGCTCGCGCTCGCGGGCGCGAGCGTCGTCGCGGCACCGCCGGCGAGCGCGTGCGCGTGCGGCGGCCTCGTCGACGGGCCCGCGTACGACACGTCGGTCTCGCAGGAGACGGCCGTGCTCCAGTGGGACGGGACGACCGAGACGATGCTGCTGGAGCTCGACACGCTGTCGAACGCCCCGGAGGTCGGGCTGCTGCTGCCGACCCCCGCGCCGGCCGAGGTCGCGCTCGCCGACCCGCAGGTCTTCCGCGAGCTCGACGACCTCACGCAGCCGCGCGCCGTCGTCTCCGACTACCGCTGGTGGCCCGAGCTGGGGTTCGGCGCGGCCGGGGCCGACGGGGCCGGCGCTCCGGCGGGTGTCGCGGTGCTCGACGAGGTGCGGCTCGGCCCGCTCGACGTCACGACGCTCGCGGCGACCGACCCGGGCGCGCTCGGGTCGTGGCTCACGGAGCGCGGGTTCCAGCTCCCCGAGTCGATCCAGACCGCGCTCACGCCGTACGTGAGCGAGGGCTGGTCGTTCGTCGCCGCCCGGCTCGCGCCCGAGGAGGCGGCCGCGTTCGACGGGACGCTGCAGCCCCTGCGCGTCACGTTCCCGAGCGCCTCGCTCGTCTACCCGATGCGCATGTCCGTCGTCGCCGACGACACCCAGAGCACGCGCACCTACGTGCTGGCCGACCACCGGGTCGACCGCACCGATGCGACCGCCGTCGCGCACGAGCCCACGCTGCGGTTCGCGGGCCGTGTCGACCCGGCGTCGGTGGGCTCCGACGAGCTCGCCGCGCTCCTCGCCGCCGGCGGCTTCGTCACGTCGCACGAGCAGGTCTTCGACGACCCGGGGGCGGAGATCGTCTCGGACTTCACCTTCGAGCCGGCCGCGGCCGACGTCGCGTACGCCACGACGTACGCCGTCGTGGCCGACAAGCGGATCGGCCCGTTCTTCGCAGGACCCGTCCTCGCGTTCTCGGCGGTGCTGGCGCTGGCCGCCCTCGTGGTCTGGTCGGGCCGACGTCGACGCGCACCCGCGCCGGTCCTCGCGCCGCGCCCCGCGCGGGCCTGA
- a CDS encoding HdeD family acid-resistance protein, whose protein sequence is MTTQDPILTAFSSTAKQVWYWPVLRGVLAIILGIVALAWPDKTAAVIIWVIGIFAVVDGIVEIIEGIRRRGTGSGTAFLVTMGVLSLAVGIVLLVWPGKTAIVLTWIIGFWAVVYGLFQTVASLDLRKVPGSGWGWGVFAGLLGLVFGLLVLFNVNAGLVSIVWILAIFAILWGVMLIAFGFQIRSLGRRAGQAATY, encoded by the coding sequence ATGACGACGCAGGACCCGATCCTCACCGCATTCTCCAGCACCGCGAAGCAGGTCTGGTACTGGCCAGTGCTCCGCGGCGTGCTCGCCATCATCCTCGGTATCGTCGCCCTGGCGTGGCCGGACAAGACCGCGGCCGTGATCATCTGGGTCATCGGCATCTTCGCGGTCGTCGACGGGATCGTCGAGATCATCGAGGGCATCCGGCGCCGCGGGACCGGCAGCGGCACCGCGTTCCTCGTGACCATGGGCGTCCTCAGCCTGGCCGTCGGCATCGTGCTGCTCGTCTGGCCGGGCAAGACCGCGATCGTCCTCACGTGGATCATCGGCTTCTGGGCCGTCGTCTACGGCCTGTTCCAGACCGTCGCGAGCCTCGACCTGCGCAAGGTCCCCGGCAGCGGCTGGGGCTGGGGAGTCTTCGCCGGCCTGCTAGGTCTCGTCTTCGGTCTGCTGGTCCTGTTCAACGTCAACGCCGGGCTGGTCTCCATCGTCTGGATCCTCGCGATCTTCGCGATCCTCTGGGGCGTCATGCTCATCGCGTTCGGCTTCCAGATCCGCTCGCTCGGCAGGCGAGCAGGGCAGGCCGCGACGTACTGA
- the hemL gene encoding glutamate-1-semialdehyde 2,1-aminomutase, with translation MTDTGGFGTAEAVQAENAALFGAPGAGGADNHAAFVRAQGVLPGGVSSPVRAYGSVGGDPRFLASARGPYVTDVAGREYVDLVCSWGPALLGHAQPDVVAAVQEAAGRGLSFGAPTLGEVELAEEIRRRVPAAERVRLVSTGTEATMTAIRLARGVTGRDVVVKFAGCYHGHVDALLAEAGSGVATLALPGSAGVTEATAAETLVLPYNDLAAVEAAFAERGSEIAAVITEASPANMGVVPPAEGFNEGLRRITAAHGALLILDEVLTGFRVGPSGWWGLENAVLRGQGADGYTPDLFTFGKVVGGGMPVAAVGGPATVMDQLAPLGPVYQAGTLSGNPVAVAAGLATLRLADDAVYARVDEVAGVLSSAVGSALDAAGVPHRVQRAGSLFSVFFGDLAATAGVRDYAQAQAQETFRYRAFFHAMLDAGVSLPPSVFEAWFVSAAHDDAAVTRILDAFPAAARAAAEARPA, from the coding sequence ATGACGGACACCGGAGGCTTCGGGACGGCCGAGGCGGTCCAGGCGGAGAACGCGGCGCTGTTCGGCGCGCCGGGCGCGGGCGGGGCGGACAACCACGCCGCGTTCGTCCGCGCGCAGGGCGTGCTCCCGGGCGGCGTGAGCTCGCCGGTCCGCGCCTACGGGTCCGTGGGCGGCGACCCGCGGTTCCTCGCGTCGGCGCGCGGCCCGTACGTCACCGACGTCGCGGGGCGCGAGTACGTCGACCTCGTGTGCTCGTGGGGTCCCGCGCTGCTGGGGCACGCGCAGCCCGACGTCGTCGCCGCGGTCCAGGAGGCGGCGGGGCGCGGGCTGTCGTTCGGCGCGCCGACGCTCGGCGAGGTCGAGCTCGCGGAGGAGATCCGCCGTCGGGTGCCCGCCGCGGAGCGCGTGCGCCTCGTGTCGACCGGCACGGAGGCGACCATGACCGCGATCCGCCTCGCGCGCGGCGTGACCGGGCGCGACGTCGTCGTGAAGTTCGCCGGCTGCTACCACGGGCACGTGGACGCGCTGCTCGCCGAGGCGGGATCCGGCGTCGCGACGCTCGCCCTGCCCGGCTCGGCCGGGGTCACCGAGGCGACGGCGGCCGAGACGCTCGTGCTCCCGTACAACGACCTCGCGGCCGTCGAGGCGGCGTTCGCGGAGCGCGGCTCCGAGATCGCGGCCGTCATCACCGAGGCGTCGCCCGCGAACATGGGCGTCGTCCCGCCCGCGGAGGGCTTCAACGAGGGCCTGCGCCGCATCACGGCGGCGCACGGCGCGCTGCTGATCCTCGACGAGGTGCTCACGGGCTTCCGCGTCGGGCCGAGCGGCTGGTGGGGCCTCGAGAACGCGGTGCTGCGCGGCCAGGGCGCGGACGGCTACACGCCCGACCTGTTCACCTTCGGCAAGGTCGTGGGCGGCGGGATGCCCGTCGCCGCGGTCGGGGGTCCGGCGACCGTCATGGACCAGCTCGCGCCGCTCGGGCCCGTCTACCAGGCGGGCACCCTGTCCGGGAACCCGGTCGCCGTCGCGGCCGGCCTCGCGACGCTGCGCCTCGCCGACGACGCCGTGTACGCGCGCGTGGACGAGGTCGCGGGCGTGCTGTCGTCGGCCGTGGGCTCGGCGCTCGACGCGGCGGGCGTGCCGCACCGCGTGCAGCGCGCGGGGTCCCTGTTCTCCGTGTTCTTCGGCGACCTCGCCGCGACCGCGGGCGTGCGCGACTACGCGCAGGCCCAGGCGCAGGAGACCTTCCGGTACCGCGCGTTCTTCCACGCGATGCTCGACGCCGGGGTCAGCCTGCCGCCGTCGGTGTTCGAGGCGTGGTTCGTCTCCGCCGCCCACGACGACGCCGCGGTGACCCGCATCCTCGACGCCTTCCCCGCCGCAGCCCGCGCCGCCGCGGAGGCCCGCCCCGCCTGA
- the hemB gene encoding porphobilinogen synthase: protein MTHQLPVGHHRPRRLRTSPRVRRLVTETRVHASDLVLPLFVKEGLDAPRPISSMPGVVQHTEATLADAVRDAARAGVGGVMLFGIPAERDATGTQADAEDGILQRGIRVAVEAAREHAGGGPVVMADTCLDEFTDHGHCGVLTTGRDGSVVVDNDATLDRYASMAVAQARAGADVVAPSGMMDGQVGVIREALDAAGFDDVGILAYSAKYASAFYGPFREAVDSALQGDRRTYQMDAANAREGLREADLDLAEGADMVMVKPAGSYLDVLAAVAEMSPVPVAAYQVSGEYAMIEAAAANGWIDRRGAITESVLGIKRAGADVILTYWATELAGWLDENEGRTRA from the coding sequence GTGACCCACCAGCTCCCCGTCGGGCACCACCGGCCGCGCCGCCTGCGCACGAGCCCGCGCGTACGGCGTCTCGTGACCGAGACGCGCGTGCACGCGTCGGACCTCGTGCTGCCGCTGTTCGTCAAGGAGGGCCTCGACGCGCCGCGGCCGATCTCGTCGATGCCGGGCGTCGTGCAGCACACCGAGGCGACGCTCGCGGACGCCGTGCGCGACGCCGCGCGCGCCGGGGTCGGTGGCGTCATGCTGTTCGGCATCCCCGCGGAGCGCGACGCGACCGGGACGCAGGCCGACGCCGAGGACGGGATCCTGCAGCGCGGCATCCGGGTCGCGGTCGAGGCGGCGCGCGAGCACGCCGGCGGCGGGCCGGTCGTCATGGCCGACACGTGCCTGGACGAGTTCACCGACCACGGGCACTGCGGCGTGCTGACGACCGGGCGCGACGGGTCCGTCGTCGTCGACAACGACGCGACGCTCGACCGCTACGCGTCGATGGCCGTCGCGCAGGCGCGCGCGGGCGCGGACGTCGTCGCGCCGTCGGGGATGATGGACGGCCAGGTCGGCGTGATCCGGGAGGCGCTGGACGCCGCAGGGTTCGACGACGTCGGGATCCTCGCGTACTCCGCGAAGTACGCGAGCGCGTTCTACGGGCCGTTCCGGGAGGCCGTGGACTCGGCGCTCCAGGGCGACCGCCGCACGTACCAGATGGACGCGGCCAACGCGCGCGAGGGGCTGCGGGAGGCGGACCTCGACCTCGCGGAGGGCGCGGACATGGTGATGGTGAAGCCGGCCGGGTCGTACCTCGACGTGCTCGCGGCGGTCGCGGAGATGTCGCCGGTGCCCGTCGCGGCGTACCAGGTGTCGGGCGAGTACGCGATGATCGAGGCCGCCGCCGCGAACGGGTGGATCGACCGGCGCGGCGCGATCACGGAGTCGGTGCTCGGCATCAAGCGCGCCGGCGCGGACGTGATCCTCACGTACTGGGCGACGGAGCTCGCGGGCTGGCTGGACGAGAACGAGGGAAGGACGCGGGCATGA
- a CDS encoding uroporphyrinogen-III synthase, which yields MSPGPLRDPSRGPAPVVPPPPGRPSPHGDAEAATLASVPRAAGSTLAGRTVLVPRAPERAAGLAATLRDAGARVLVSPAIERARVEDTAPVDGAVARLAHGDFAWVVVTSVNAIDELVASAARQGVHLGDAARRARWAAVGPATRRALEAVGVQVDLEPTENSARGLVAAFTTLAATDHASTSPNQGSPSPNQGSTSADQGSPSRGRGVVLLPQGDLAAPTMHDGLHDLGYVPHVVTVYRTVTHALAPDVVAAWRAGEVDAVVLTSGSVAREVARQLGPRDDVVGVAIGDPTARAARAVGLRLDAVAERPTDAALADALGDALAATGSATRTAALPDDPAAPPAAGTTGVDPTSEGDPS from the coding sequence ATGAGCCCGGGCCCCCTGCGCGACCCGTCGCGCGGCCCCGCACCCGTCGTGCCGCCCCCGCCCGGGCGACCGAGCCCGCACGGCGACGCCGAGGCCGCCACCCTGGCGTCGGTCCCGCGTGCCGCGGGCTCGACGCTCGCCGGCCGCACGGTCCTCGTCCCCCGCGCGCCCGAACGCGCCGCGGGGCTCGCCGCGACGCTCCGCGACGCCGGCGCGCGCGTCCTCGTCAGCCCCGCGATCGAGCGCGCCCGGGTCGAGGACACCGCCCCGGTGGACGGCGCCGTCGCCCGCCTCGCGCACGGCGACTTCGCCTGGGTCGTCGTGACGAGCGTCAACGCGATCGACGAGCTCGTCGCGAGCGCCGCCCGCCAGGGCGTCCACCTGGGTGACGCCGCCCGCCGAGCCCGCTGGGCCGCCGTCGGGCCTGCGACCCGCCGCGCCCTGGAGGCCGTCGGCGTCCAGGTCGACCTCGAGCCGACCGAGAACTCCGCCCGCGGCCTGGTCGCCGCCTTCACGACCCTCGCCGCGACCGACCACGCCTCTACCTCACCGAACCAGGGCTCTCCTTCGCCGAACCAGGGCTCTACCTCGGCCGACCAGGGCTCTCCCTCGCGAGGTAGAGGTGTGGTCCTGCTGCCGCAGGGGGACCTCGCCGCACCGACGATGCACGACGGCCTGCACGACCTCGGGTACGTCCCGCACGTCGTCACCGTCTACCGCACCGTCACGCATGCGCTCGCGCCGGACGTCGTCGCGGCGTGGCGCGCCGGCGAGGTGGACGCCGTCGTGCTCACCTCGGGGAGCGTCGCGCGCGAGGTGGCACGTCAGCTCGGCCCGCGCGACGACGTCGTGGGCGTCGCGATCGGCGATCCGACCGCCCGGGCGGCGCGCGCCGTCGGGCTGCGGCTCGACGCCGTCGCGGAGCGCCCGACCGACGCCGCGCTGGCCGACGCGCTCGGGGACGCGCTCGCCGCCACCGGCTCCGCCACCCGCACGGCCGCCCTGCCCGACGACCCGGCCGCTCCCCCGGCCGCCGGCACGACCGGCGTCGACCCGACCTCCGAAGGAGACCCCTCGTGA
- the hemC gene encoding hydroxymethylbilane synthase, with the protein MSPAGTPPLRVGTRGSALATTQSGHVARRLEELTGRDVELVRVRTDGDVLTGSLAQMGGTGVFVTALREALLDGRCDVAVHSLKDLPTEPAPGLTVVTPERENPRDVLCARGGLTITTLPRGARVGTGSPRRAAQLRSVRPDLDVVDIRGNVDTRLARALGPDADLDAVVLAYAGLARLGRLDAVSEVVDTAIMAPAAGQGALAVEVRTASLDDPVLARALHDLDHEPTRLAVLAERSLLARLEAGCAAPVGAHALVEDGEVVLTAVVARVDGVEQLTHSGRTTVPVGASSQDARDDAARALGARVADALLADGAARLAPLRETGSGPGAGAGSESGTVTGTAPATTRQATDADAVPSPDRAVETAREQLRDGGYRGEAE; encoded by the coding sequence GTGAGCCCTGCAGGTACCCCTCCCCTCCGCGTGGGCACGCGCGGCAGCGCCCTCGCGACGACCCAGTCCGGCCACGTCGCCCGCCGCCTCGAGGAGCTGACCGGCCGGGACGTCGAGCTCGTCCGCGTCCGCACCGACGGCGACGTCCTCACCGGGTCGCTCGCCCAGATGGGCGGGACCGGCGTGTTCGTCACCGCGCTGCGCGAGGCGCTGCTCGACGGACGGTGCGACGTCGCCGTCCACTCCCTCAAGGACCTCCCGACCGAGCCCGCCCCCGGGCTGACCGTCGTGACGCCGGAGCGCGAGAACCCGCGCGACGTCCTGTGCGCCCGCGGCGGTCTCACCATCACGACGCTCCCGCGCGGCGCGCGCGTCGGTACGGGGTCGCCGCGCCGCGCCGCGCAGCTCCGCTCCGTCCGGCCGGACCTCGACGTCGTCGACATCCGTGGGAACGTCGACACGCGCCTCGCCCGGGCTCTCGGCCCCGACGCCGACCTCGACGCCGTCGTGCTCGCCTACGCGGGGCTCGCGCGGCTCGGCCGGCTCGACGCGGTGTCCGAGGTCGTCGACACCGCGATCATGGCGCCCGCCGCCGGGCAGGGCGCCCTCGCGGTGGAGGTGCGCACGGCGTCGCTCGACGACCCCGTGCTCGCGCGCGCCCTGCACGACCTCGACCACGAGCCGACGCGCCTCGCCGTGCTCGCCGAGCGGTCGCTGCTCGCGCGCCTGGAGGCCGGCTGCGCCGCGCCCGTCGGCGCGCACGCCCTGGTCGAGGACGGCGAGGTCGTCCTGACGGCCGTCGTCGCCCGGGTCGACGGCGTCGAGCAGCTCACGCACTCCGGTCGCACGACGGTCCCGGTCGGTGCCTCGTCGCAGGACGCGCGGGACGACGCCGCGCGCGCCCTCGGCGCCCGCGTCGCCGACGCGCTCCTCGCCGACGGCGCCGCCCGCCTCGCCCCGCTCCGCGAGACCGGCTCCGGGCCCGGAGCCGGGGCTGGGTCCGAGTCCGGGACCGTGACCGGGACGGCCCCGGCGACGACGCGACAGGCCACGGACGCCGACGCCGTCCCGTCGCCCGACCGCGCCGTCGAGACCGCGCGCGAGCAGCTCCGCGACGGCGGCTACCGCGGCGAGGCGGAATGA